The stretch of DNA ATCCGGCAATTGCATTTGGATTACTTAAGGGCCGGCGCCGATTGCTTAATCACGGCGACCTATCAAGCGACGTTCCCGGGACTCTTGGAAGCCGGTTTGAATTCGCAGCAAGCGGCAGAGGTGTTAAATCGCGCGGTTCGTATGGCGGTCGAAGCACGGCAATTATTGGTGGACGATCCACTGCGCAGCTCCGACCGCCCGGCTCCTATAATCGCGGCTTCGATCGGTCCGTATGGAGCGTATCGACATGATGGCTCGGAGTACACCGGCGATTACGGATTGGGCCTGACACAACTTGCCGATTTTCATCGCGAGCGAATTCACCAATTGGCCGTCAGTGATGCGGACCTGTTGGCCTGCGAAACCATTCCATCGTTGCTGGAAGCCCAAGCTCTGGTGAAGGTACTGGCTGAGGTGCCGTCGACACCGGTGTGGTTGAGTTTTTCGTGCCGGGATGGACAGCACATCTGTCACGGCGAACGCATTGCGGACTGTGGGCAATTGCTGAATGAGGTACCGCAGGTGGTCGGGATCGGCATCAACTGTACGGCTCCGCAATTCGTAGAGCCGTTGATCGAGAATTTGCGTGCGCAGACCGAAAAGCCGATCGTGGTTTATCCCAATTCGGGGGAAACTTGGGATGGGGGCAGCCGCAGTTGGACTGGCACGGCAAGCTGCGAGGATTTCGTGCAAGCGGCCCAGCGTTGGCGTGCGGCCGGGGCGCGTCTTATCGGCGGGTGTTGTCGCACGGGGCCGGAGCACATTCGAGCGTTGGCAACGGCGTTTCCGCGTTGAGGCGATTCTACCGGCCGAGGCAACGCGTGCGGTGAAATCCGAAGTTTGCGGCGACTGATGCTTGCTCGAAGTGTGCCGGCAGGGTATGTAAAGGGGATTGTCACAGGTTTGCTTGAATAGACGCACCATTTCCTGCGGAGATTCCTTGATGTATTACCATATCTCGCACGTGAATTATTTGGCCGTGCTGGTGGCCACCCTCGCCAGTTTCATGTTGGGCGGGTGGTGGTATTCGGCGTCCGGCTTTGGTCGCTCGTGGTTAGCGGCGATCGGCAAGTCGAAGAATGAACTGGGCAGCCCGGCGGTGGCGATGTCCCTGACGTTTGTGAGCACCTTTTTCACAGCGATTATCTTGGCGATGCTGATCAACGCCTTGGGCGATCCGAGTTTGTTTCGAGGGGCTCGCTTAGGATTCATCTTGGGGGTCGGCATCGTGGCGACTTCGATGTTTTCCGATTACTTGTTCAGTGGCAACTCGCTGGAGTTGTTTTTGATTCAAGCCGGTTATCGCGTCGTGTTGCTGACCATCATGGGGGGCATCATCGGCGTTTGGGGTTAATACGCCGCGAGAATAATTATGGATGCGATTGAATACCTCAAATCTCCGGCCAAGCAGGATCACGGAACCGCTGTCGCTATTTATGGAGCGGAGCAATATCTGAAGTCGGCGGCGCTCAAGGTGGTTGCGGATCAGATTTTGGGGCGTGAAGACGAAGATGCACTCCCCACCCGTTTTACCGGCAAGGATGCCGAATTGGTGCGGGTGTTGGACGAACTGCGCACGGTGTCGATGTGGAGCGATTGCCGGTTGGTGATCGTCGATAATGCGGACGATTTCGTCTCAAAGTATCGCGCGGGTTTGGAAAAGTATCTTGATAAACCGGCGAAAAAATCGGTGCTGGTTTTGGATCTCAAATCCTGGCCCAAGAATACCAAGCTGGCCAAGAAAGTCGCCAAGGTCGGATTGGACATCAATTGTGCGTCGCTCAAACCGGCGCAAGTCCCGCGGTGGATTGCCGCACACGCGCGGCAGAAGTATGGCAAGACCATTGACGGCCCAGCGGCGCAGATCTTGGTCGAACTGGCCGGAACCAGCTTGGCGCAGTTGGACACCGAGTTGGACAAACTGTCGACGTATGTCGGTGAGACTGAAAAAATTGACGCCGAAGCGGTGCGGATTCTGGTTGGAGGCTGGCGTGCCGAGACGACCTGGGCCATGTTGGACGCCGTTCGCGACGGTCAGGTCGGACAGGCGATCGGATTGTTGGATAAACTATTGGCTGCTGGGGAAGCTCCCATGAAATTGTTGGGGGGCATCAATTTTACCTACCGCCGCATCGCCAAAGCGACGGAGATTTCCCGGCATGGGATGCCGTTGGCCGATGCGCTCAAATCGGCGGGAATGCAACCCTTTGTTGTGGGGAAGATCGTTTCCTATATGCGGAGAATCGGCCGCCCCCGGGCGGAGCAGATCTACGGTTGGTTGGCTGATGCGGATATGGACCTCAAGGGAAGCAGCTCCTTGTCTGATCGGGCGGTGCTGGAGTTGTTGCTGTTGCGGTTAGGTGGCCGCGCGGGCACCTGAGTGTACTGAATAGGGCGGGGAGAGGGCATTCCCGGATAACGATCGGATCGATCCTCGCCGTCGCGTTGACGATCGCTGTTCAGTGATTTATCTTGGCACCGACGTTAAACGAACTTAAACGAAATGGAATCGCGTTGTGAATGAAACCGCCTGTCATGCTTGGCATGTTGCTGCCGGAGGCCGTATGGTCGACTTTGCGGGCTGGGATATGCCCGTGCAGTATTCGACGATTATCGATGAACATAACGCCGTCCGGCAAGCAGCCGGGTTGTTCGACATTGCGCATATGGGGCGCATCTATTTTCGCGGACCCGACGCGGCTGTGGTGCTGGATTCGATCGTCACCAACGACGTGATTTCCATGGAAGTCGGTCAGGTGCGTTACGCGTTGGTGACCAATGACGCGGGCGGAATTCTTGACGATGTGCTGGTCTATCGATTTCCGGATTTCTATCTACTCGTAGTCAATGCTTCGAATCGCGAAAAAATAGTGAGTTGGATCGAAAACTTTCGCGAAGACTTTGACGTTGAGGTAGACGACGCAACGCTACAGCAATTCATGCTGGCGATCCAAGGCCCGCTGGCCGAAGAGATTCTCTCTCCACACGTGGAAGTCGATCTTACCGAAATAGGCTACTACAGTGCGGTCGAAACGTCAGTGTTGGGGCATCCCGGATTGGTCAGCCGCACTGGTTATACCGGCGAAGATGGGTTCGAGGTGATTGTCAGCAATGAACAGGCAGTGGAATTGTGGGAAAAGTTAATTGCTGACGGTAAAGAGCGGGGTTTGCTTCCCGCGGGACTGGGGTGCCGTGATACATTGCGTTTAGAAGCGGCTATGCCGTTGTATGGGCATGAGCTGAATGAACAGATCGATCCCTATACCGCGGGTTTGGGATTCGCCGTGAAACTGGATGCGGGTGATTTTATCGGCCAACCGGCTGTGGCTGTCGCCAAAGAAAAAAAGGACCGTCGTAAACGCGTCGGCCTAGAACTGGAAGGCCGCCGCATTGCCCGCGAAGGTGCCGAATTAATTTTACGGGACGCAACCATCGGAGAAGTCACCTCCGGTACGTTCTCGCCCACGCTGCAAAAATCGATCGCCATGGGCTACATCGACCAGGAGCAGTCAGCCGTCGGTACGGTGCTGGAAGTCGACATCCGCGGAAAACGGGCATTGGCGACCGTCGTCCCCTTGCCGTTTTACAAGCGTTCCTAATCGTTCTGGAGCAATTAGCAAACAACGGCGACCGACATCAGACGGAAGTCACTTCTGCGTCTTCATCGGCCAGGACATCCGTGGTCACATCGGCGACGAAATCGTTCACCCCCTCGTTTTTGGCGATTTGGGGCGGAGCAGCGCCGACATTCATGCCGACACCGGGGGACTTAACCATCGCGGGTAGCATGTCCCACGTTGCGCTCAGGTAAGTGTTGTAGCGTGGGAATTTGACATCAGGATTTTCGTCGATGTACTTCTCCATTTGGTCTCCCAATGCATTGTGCGCCAATCGCGGATGACGATGGTGGGGGCCGTGAATGAAGATGTCGAAGTTGGCGAACGTGCAGAATTTTGTGACCCAAGTGGAACCAAGCACAGTCCGTGTTCCCAACATGGGGTCGTAACTGGACATTCCCAAGTGTTCGGTCAATTTGCGGCTGCTTTGAAAAATGCCGGCGATAAAGTGTGGAATTCCCCAGACCCGGAAAAAGGCAGGCCAAGCGCTGTAGTACGTTAACAGGGCGATGATCGTTCCCCAAACCAGGACGATTCCGGCGAATTCGTAGCGGATGGTCCGCCTCATTTTTGGATTCTTGAGCGGTGAATCTTTGTGAAAAAACAAACGGCAGTAAATTGCGGGGCTGGTAAACATACCGGCAATGAGATCCACCCACACGAAACAGCGACGGAAAGCCAGAGAGGCATTGGGGTCAGAATAGGGCCACAATTCCCAATCGGTCGGTTTGTTCAGATAGGCGTGGTGTCGAATGTGACTTTCGCGATAAATGGTGTAAGGCGTGAACATCGCTGTGCCTAAGAAACGCCCCAGCCAGATACTCACTGTGCGGGATTGGCAGAGTGTCTGGTGTGCCGTTTCGTGAAAGCAACTTGTCCAGCAGAACAAGAAATAGGCAGTAAACACAGTCCAAAATGAATAGACGAGCCAATTGTCGGCTGGCCACCGAATTGCCAAGCACCAAATGCCGGCAGCGGCGGCGGGAAGACAAATCAAATGGACAATGGAGTTTTTGTCCCTCAGTGCTTTGGATTCATCGGCGGTAAACTCAGTCGTTGTAGACACTTGGTGTGAACTCCTGTCGGCAAAGTGTTGCCCAATTTAATGACTCCGCGTCATCTCTCTCTGGTTCGCGGTCAATCACCGGCTACATCTGCTTCCCTGCGTTCATTTCTCGTCCTCGAGTTTTTTCAGCCTGTCACGACCAGGCCATTTCGGGGGTGCTCAGCTTGTGGTTTCCTTTCAGCTGAATCTGAGTGCTTTCACCCCCCTCCTCATATGTTAAACTCCCGATGCATGAAGATCGAGTGATACAGGCCGCAACCCCAGTGCAGAACAAAAAAATTGCCAATGTCGCTGCCTGATTTTGGACCTCGAATCGCTGCGTCTGAGCAGCCATTTTCAAGCAATGGACCGCTGCGATACTTTCACCGCGAGTCTGCACGACTTGGGGCTTTGCACATTTCCAATTCATCGGTGATCGTCACAATTGGAAGAGTTTCCGTAGATTGCTGGATCGTGTGAAAGTTGCCTGGATTTGCGTGATGAGAAAACGCGCAGCTTGGGGCCAAACTTCTCGAATTCTCGAACCGATATTGATAACCTAAACGGTCCCCAGCGAGCGATGGTAATCCGCGAGGGGATTTTCTTGCGGTTTCCTTCGTTGGGGGAGGCCAACATCATGAAGACTCTAAAATTGGCGACCTGAAAGAACATTCCATGCCTGAACGCTCCAAATATCAGCAAAAAGTCATTAAACGGTTTTACGACAATCGTGAGCAAATCGATCAACAGCGTTTGAGCGAGCTGGTCACGAATCTTTTTCTGGCGGAAGGCAAAAAGAAACTCGCGACTTTGTGGGAAAAGGCCAGCGAAACAATGTTGCGATTGGGGGTTCCCCAAAGCCGCGTCGATCACGTTGTGGCTCAGGCGGACCCGGCCATGTTGGCTGAAGTGGTGAAAGAGGTTGAAGGGGGAATGCATCATCCTCGACCTAAGACAAACAAATGACCGCAGTGAATTATTGTTCACTGCGAAAGTTTCTCCGGGCATGAAGGTGCGGCGCTCCGCAGGCAAATGAATGTTCGTTCATGACCTGCGGCACCCATGACCCAGCTGCACGTCTGGCGTCGACGGAGCTGTTGCATGATTCGCTGTTACCCTTTTTTTGCACCGTTCAACTAGAAGCAGCACGATGAGCAATTCGCGAAGCAGAAAAAAGTCAGGCCGTTCCAATTCCCGTTCGCCGGTTGAAATGGCGATTATTTGGGGCGGGATTCTCATTCTCGTCGGCTTGGCGTTCTATGAGTTTAGGGCCCGGTCAACCTACAACAGCAATTACCAAGCAGTCATGGATGCGTTTCAGGCTGCCGAAGAGAGTGGCGAATCGTTGACAGACGAAGAGGTGGCCAAACTCGTGACGGGCCATTCCAGTCATGAAAAAAATAACAAAATCGGCCCAAACAAATTGTTGGCCGAGCGGATGGACCGGTACGAATTCAAGGGGCTGATCCAGAACCGAGAGATCTACGTCTACTACGGTTCGCATGGGGAAGACGGCATCGTGGACGATGTTTTTTATGTCGGCGAACAACCAGCCGCCGAAGGCGATGCACCGGCGGATGATTCGGCAAACTAACGTTCTACGCATAGAACGGTAGCGATATGTCGATGGCCGGCAGCAGATGGTGCTGAAGAAACTTGCCGCCAAACCGCTTGATTCGCTGCGAAAGATGCTGTGCGCTGGCTTAAGCGGACCGGCAAACTGAGGTGGCCGGTTCTCCACAGGGGGTTTTTGCAGTTGCAGCCGGCGCGGCAATTGGATCGGCTCCGGTTGGATAAGGGGCGGCTGCGTTCTGTTCGTCGGCAACGACTTCGCCCTCTGGCTCGGTCGACAAGAAGTAAACCGCGCCAAATGCCAAGGTCATGATACCGGTTGCTGTGAACATTGTCGCGAAGCCAAACTCGTCGATGATCATTCCCAACACGGGGGCAGCGATGAAGATGCCCACTTCGGTGAATCCTAAAATCAACGTCGTCCCGGTGCCGCGATTGGCGAGCGGGAAACAACCCGAACCGACGGAGACGACCACTGGAAACAACAGGGCGTGTCCCACACCGCAAACGGCGGCTGGCAACAAAAAATGCCATTCTTTACTGACGAGCAACAACAGCAACTGTCCGCTGCCCAAAGCGGCCATGCCGATCAAGATCACGCGTCGCAACCCGATCAGTTCCATCCAGCGAGCGGCCAAGACACGGCAGGTGAATGCGCATCCGGCGTAGGCTAAGAAAAACGTGCCGATGCCTGCCAATCCCAAATGCGTGGCGTAGCGTGTGAGAAACACCGTGGGAATCGTCAACGCTGCTCCCAGCACCACAGCAATCAGTAGGATTTGACCGGGCCAGTATTGAATCAACAACCGGTGTGCAGCGATGCTTTGCGCGGGTTGGCTATGGCGATCATTTTGAGTGAGGCGGTAGACAATCAAGAAATACGCAGTTGACAATGCGGCGGCTGTCCCAAACAAAGCGGAGAACTGCGGCCAACCGGAGGGCAGGGTGGTGAAGACCAGGTCTCCCAGCAAGGGGCCAATAATCATGCCCACGAACCCGCTGCTTCCCAGGCTGGCAATGACTTCCGTCCGGCGGTGAGCGGGCACGATGCCTTGGACGTAAACAATCGAGCAGGAAAACATGCAAGCCATACTGACGGCGAACAAAATTCGCACGGGATAGATGGTCCAACTCAGTTGATCCGGAGCCAAAAACAACAAGCTACTGATCGCCAAGCATACCGAGGACGCCCGCCAAAGCAGCCGCGTGCCGTAATGGTCGATGGCTTGCCCGATTCCGAAGCGACAAATAACAGCCGCCAACATGCCGGCACCGACAATCGTTCCAGCGGTACCTTCATCGCCTCCTAAAAATGCGACAAACTCGGCAAATCGGAACGTCAGCGCATTGGCGGTCACCAACAACACATTGGAGACGTAACAGGTCCAGAATGTTCGATTGTAGATTGTAGGGGGAGGGTCGGGATGTAATTCAGCTGTCGTATCGGTGTTCATTTTTCGGGCGCGATCATCGCGCCGTAGGCTTTCCAGGCAAGAATTCGAGCGAAAATCAGCTGTGCGTACACAACGATCCAGGGCGCTCGGTAGGAAGGTGAGGGCCGTTATGTACCAGCCCTGACCAATCTTACGCATGACGACGGAACAAGAAAAGTGGAATCAGCTAAGTTTTTCGCTGCGCGCTCCGCGCGACGTGGCGGTTTTGCTCGAAAAAGCGGGAGAAATGGCAAAAACGCAAATATCACCCCTCTTCAATCGCCGCAACGAGATCCTGGACCGCTTGTCGGCCATCTCCAAAGAGCATCAGCGTGTTTTCAGCGGCAAACAGCGGGTTGGGGATTCCGGCGAATCCGGGGCTGAGGCTACGTTTGATGACGACCACCGTGCGGGCCTTGTCGACATCAATGATGGGCATGCCCGCAATGGGCGAGCTGGGATCAGTGCGGGCCGATGGATTGACGACGTCATTGGCTCCGATCACGATCGCCATGTCGACCTGCGCCAGCGTGGGATTGATTTTCTGCATTTCCAGCATTTGGTCGTAGCGAATATTCGCTTCGGCCAACAGAACATTCATGTGGCCCGGCATACGTCCGGCAACGGGGTGGATGCCGAATTCGACGGTGATCCCACGCGACTCCAGCAGATCGGAGAGGTCGCGGACAGCGTGCTGCGCTTGCGCGACCGCCATGCCATAGCCCGGCACGATGACCACCCGCCGCGCGGTATCCAGCATCATCGCCACTTCGTCGGCGCTGGTCGATTTGGTGGTCGCATACAATCCCGCGTCATCTCGTGAAGCAGACCCTTCCGTTCCAAATGAGGTGAACAATACGCTCACCAGCGTGCGATTCATGGCGCGACACATAATCTGCGTCAAAATCAAACCCGACGCACCGACCAAGGCCCCGGTGATGATCAAGATATTATTCTGCAGCACAAATCCCGTCGCAGCCGCAGCCAAGCCGGAGAGCGAATTCAACAACGCCACGACAACCGGCATATCGGCGCCCCCGATCCGCACTACCAGCGAGACGCCCAGGATCGAAGCGACCAAGACCACCAGCCAGTAGGCCAAAACTGGTTGCGTCCCATTAATACACCAAGCGGCGGGAAGGAGTAACAGCAGGGCGAGCAAGGCATTCAGCCATTGCCCCAGGGGGAATTTCAGGCGGTCCAGAAAATCCAATTCGCTGAACTTGCCAATGGCGACCAGCGACCCCCAAAACGTCACCGCGCCAATGATTCCTGAGGCGACCAACGCCACCAACGTTTGTGTGGCAACGACTTCTGACTCCGTGTCGCGGACAGCTTCGGC from Symmachiella dynata encodes:
- the mmuM gene encoding homocysteine S-methyltransferase, whose amino-acid sequence is MRNTIPGIMDRLDTDKPLLLDGALATELQQRGYDISGPLWSARILLDDPQSIRQLHLDYLRAGADCLITATYQATFPGLLEAGLNSQQAAEVLNRAVRMAVEARQLLVDDPLRSSDRPAPIIAASIGPYGAYRHDGSEYTGDYGLGLTQLADFHRERIHQLAVSDADLLACETIPSLLEAQALVKVLAEVPSTPVWLSFSCRDGQHICHGERIADCGQLLNEVPQVVGIGINCTAPQFVEPLIENLRAQTEKPIVVYPNSGETWDGGSRSWTGTASCEDFVQAAQRWRAAGARLIGGCCRTGPEHIRALATAFPR
- a CDS encoding DUF1761 domain-containing protein; translation: MYYHISHVNYLAVLVATLASFMLGGWWYSASGFGRSWLAAIGKSKNELGSPAVAMSLTFVSTFFTAIILAMLINALGDPSLFRGARLGFILGVGIVATSMFSDYLFSGNSLELFLIQAGYRVVLLTIMGGIIGVWG
- the holA gene encoding DNA polymerase III subunit delta, producing MDAIEYLKSPAKQDHGTAVAIYGAEQYLKSAALKVVADQILGREDEDALPTRFTGKDAELVRVLDELRTVSMWSDCRLVIVDNADDFVSKYRAGLEKYLDKPAKKSVLVLDLKSWPKNTKLAKKVAKVGLDINCASLKPAQVPRWIAAHARQKYGKTIDGPAAQILVELAGTSLAQLDTELDKLSTYVGETEKIDAEAVRILVGGWRAETTWAMLDAVRDGQVGQAIGLLDKLLAAGEAPMKLLGGINFTYRRIAKATEISRHGMPLADALKSAGMQPFVVGKIVSYMRRIGRPRAEQIYGWLADADMDLKGSSSLSDRAVLELLLLRLGGRAGT
- the gcvT gene encoding glycine cleavage system aminomethyltransferase GcvT, with translation MNETACHAWHVAAGGRMVDFAGWDMPVQYSTIIDEHNAVRQAAGLFDIAHMGRIYFRGPDAAVVLDSIVTNDVISMEVGQVRYALVTNDAGGILDDVLVYRFPDFYLLVVNASNREKIVSWIENFREDFDVEVDDATLQQFMLAIQGPLAEEILSPHVEVDLTEIGYYSAVETSVLGHPGLVSRTGYTGEDGFEVIVSNEQAVELWEKLIADGKERGLLPAGLGCRDTLRLEAAMPLYGHELNEQIDPYTAGLGFAVKLDAGDFIGQPAVAVAKEKKDRRKRVGLELEGRRIAREGAELILRDATIGEVTSGTFSPTLQKSIAMGYIDQEQSAVGTVLEVDIRGKRALATVVPLPFYKRS
- a CDS encoding fatty acid desaturase family protein, which gives rise to MSTTTEFTADESKALRDKNSIVHLICLPAAAAGIWCLAIRWPADNWLVYSFWTVFTAYFLFCWTSCFHETAHQTLCQSRTVSIWLGRFLGTAMFTPYTIYRESHIRHHAYLNKPTDWELWPYSDPNASLAFRRCFVWVDLIAGMFTSPAIYCRLFFHKDSPLKNPKMRRTIRYEFAGIVLVWGTIIALLTYYSAWPAFFRVWGIPHFIAGIFQSSRKLTEHLGMSSYDPMLGTRTVLGSTWVTKFCTFANFDIFIHGPHHRHPRLAHNALGDQMEKYIDENPDVKFPRYNTYLSATWDMLPAMVKSPGVGMNVGAAPPQIAKNEGVNDFVADVTTDVLADEDAEVTSV
- a CDS encoding MFS transporter, with the translated sequence MNTDTTAELHPDPPPTIYNRTFWTCYVSNVLLVTANALTFRFAEFVAFLGGDEGTAGTIVGAGMLAAVICRFGIGQAIDHYGTRLLWRASSVCLAISSLLFLAPDQLSWTIYPVRILFAVSMACMFSCSIVYVQGIVPAHRRTEVIASLGSSGFVGMIIGPLLGDLVFTTLPSGWPQFSALFGTAAALSTAYFLIVYRLTQNDRHSQPAQSIAAHRLLIQYWPGQILLIAVVLGAALTIPTVFLTRYATHLGLAGIGTFFLAYAGCAFTCRVLAARWMELIGLRRVILIGMAALGSGQLLLLLVSKEWHFLLPAAVCGVGHALLFPVVVSVGSGCFPLANRGTGTTLILGFTEVGIFIAAPVLGMIIDEFGFATMFTATGIMTLAFGAVYFLSTEPEGEVVADEQNAAAPYPTGADPIAAPAATAKTPCGEPATSVCRSA
- a CDS encoding NAD(P)(+) transhydrogenase (Re/Si-specific) subunit beta, yielding MSNEALDAFINFAYLIAAIFFIVGLKGLTHPRTAVRGNYFGGVGMLIAVVATLLHRDIVDPKLIFAGIAIGAVIGGILAVKIDMKVVPQLVATFNGFGGIASVFVAGAEAVRDTESEVVATQTLVALVASGIIGAVTFWGSLVAIGKFSELDFLDRLKFPLGQWLNALLALLLLLPAAWCINGTQPVLAYWLVVLVASILGVSLVVRIGGADMPVVVALLNSLSGLAAAATGFVLQNNILIITGALVGASGLILTQIMCRAMNRTLVSVLFTSFGTEGSASRDDAGLYATTKSTSADEVAMMLDTARRVVIVPGYGMAVAQAQHAVRDLSDLLESRGITVEFGIHPVAGRMPGHMNVLLAEANIRYDQMLEMQKINPTLAQVDMAIVIGANDVVNPSARTDPSSPIAGMPIIDVDKARTVVVIKRSLSPGFAGIPNPLFAAENTLMLFGDGRQAVQDLVAAIEEG